One Rosa chinensis cultivar Old Blush chromosome 5, RchiOBHm-V2, whole genome shotgun sequence genomic region harbors:
- the LOC112203979 gene encoding uncharacterized protein LOC112203979, giving the protein MDVKLMFSCMFDFKLNSVDILVRDSNGSTILVPYCGGSSSFTSATTSLDDFSCASSCLSVGSSNIIDAKCAKRYSDGCQWSICALKNKVNGFFYIKKLNNVHTCKGILRQQKSKLLGSNVVKSEIANELKSNPQLKPKEIVSRFKHSFGLDVPYRLLGMGRSWLEKLSMVMMVTHILSCFGFKSCILLLFVDAAQLKKFFPFAFAVVDSENHANWDWFFDHLYNILSPQGRNVTFVTDRHSRLLNAVSRIVEEFMKVAYSPTLASYNFNLHNLKKEGGLPIEEFLRSLPLEKWCNAFFKGNRYGEMANSVAESFNNWTRDLRELPIFEMFEGLRFKVMENMSERKVACRRWTTILCPPMEALLKKSMDIGRHWAVSMSSETVFEVHSDKSVAVDLGNNTCSCCQWQINSFPCSHALAAIQKVGVEPVYSYIEPFYTCQSYMDSYAHGIHPIPNIKFYEDAASSTSVVKPPLVRRPSGRPKSVRMKSTAEGGMRRRIKCGRCGELGRHNKITCTAPI; this is encoded by the exons ATGGATGTGAAACTGATGTTTAGCTgtatgtttgattttaaattgAATTCTGTTGATATTTTGGTGAGGGATTCTAATGGGAGCACCATTTTGGTGCCTTATTGTGGTGGGAGTAGTAGTTTTACTTCTGCAACAACATCTTTGGATGATTTTTCATGTGCTTCTTCATGTTTGTCAGTGGGTTCAAGCAATATTATTGATGCAA AGTGTGCTAAGAGATATTCTGATGGTTGTCAATGGTCTATTTGCGCTTTGAAGAACAAGGTGAATGGCTTTTTCTACATAAAGAAGTTGAATAATGTTCACACCTGCAAAGGAATTCTTAGGCAGCAAAAGAGTAAGCTTTTGGGGTCTAATGTTGTGAAATCGGAGATTGCTAATGAGTTGAAGTCCAATCCTCAACTCAAGCCTAAAGAGATTGTGTCTCGTTTCAAGCATTCTTTTGGTTTAGATGTGCCTTATAGACTACTTGGTATGGGAAGGAGTTGGCTAGAAAAGCTGTCCATGGTCATGATGGTGACTCATATTCTCAGCTGCTTTG GCTTTAAGTCATGCATTCTGCTTCTGTTCGTGGATGCGGCTCAATTGAAGA AGTTCTTCCCCTTTGCATTTGCAGTTGTAGATTCTGAAAATCATGCGAATTGGGATTGGTTTTTTGATCATCTATATAACATCTTGTCTCCGCAAGGTAGAAATGTGACTTTTGTTACTGATCGACATAGCAGACTGTTGAATGCTGTTTCCAGG ATTGTGGAGGAATTTATGAAAGTTGCTTATTCACCTACATTAGCAAGCTATAACTTCAACTTGCACAACTTGAAGAAAGAAGGTGGTCTGCCTATTGAAGAGTTTCTGCGATCTTTGCCGTTGGAAAAGTGGTGTAATGCGTTTTTCAAAGGAAACAGGTATGGTGAAATGGCAAATAGTGTTGCCGAGTCATTTAACAATTGGACTAGAGATTTGCGTGAGCTTCCTATATTTGAGATGTTTGAAGGCTTAAGGTTCAAGGTTATGGAGAATATGTCTGAGAGGAAGGTTGCATGCAGGAGGTGGACCACTATTTTGTGTCCTCCAATGGAGGCTTTGTTGAAGAAATCAATGGATATTGGGCGGCATTGGGCTGTTAGTATGTCTAGTGAGACTGTTTTTGAAGTTCATTCTGATAAATCAGTGGCGGTTGATCTTGGGAACAACACTTGCTCTTGTTGTCAATGGCAAATTAATTCATTCCCATGTTCACATGCTCTTGCTGCAATCCAAAAGGTTGGAGTGGAACCTGTGTATAGTTACATTGAGCCGTTTTACACCTGTCAAAGCTACATGGATTCCTACGCGCATGGTATTCATCCTATACCAAATATCAAGTTTTATGAAGATGCAGCTAGTTCAACTTCTGTTGTTAAGCCTCCATTGGTTAGGAGGCCATCCGGCCGGCCAAAATCTGTTCGAATGAAGTCTACAGCAGAAGGAGGCATGAGGAGGCGTATCAAGTGTGGCCGATGTGGTGAGTTAGGGCGCCACAACAAGATAACGTGTACTGCGCCAATCTGA